A window of Moritella sp. Urea-trap-13 contains these coding sequences:
- a CDS encoding cache domain-containing protein gives MLKYKLSRVFFSSIVTILLVLFAVIYFYSVPLINAKVYETERNSSRMVLNNVVDLANKMKLSLAAYQREALDGHKRNMKSVIDLAEVYVAGSLAESQLNQLTPQQAYTNLYEGLRSFTYGNGSYIWIADQKSTILSHPDPHFYGMDASNLRDSNGELVFPTVILKARSEGAGFYQYPWRRLGESKDVEKISYVKYFPEWDFFIGTGVYIDDVKQGTESRRAEVITDLRQSIEDIVIAETGYLFIFDEQGNMLVHPNDNIEATNALLLKNPMTGQSILQELIDVADTGNELIYQWDRPTEPSNYIYEKLSLVRYIKGLGWYICSSVYVDELQSSGKLLSQRIMLIGLLALFVAIILALLFSNWVTYPITQLAAVAKKVSRGDLTLTSGIKRQDEFGVLGIAFDQMVTQLRDNITNLDLTIASRTEALVKSNQQLQLSMLESKRVQQQLMQAQRMNAVGQLAGGLAHDFNNILTIILGNLVAAERRFSENDILLKKLEPAIRASRRGSDITNRLLAFSRRQPLQPCRINIADLIDGTVELIKDSLPSTVVIDTYFSSRLLQANVDPSQLENCLINLMLNAKDAMPEGGEIGINLSCIDIESGTNFDEPVVPGKYVLIDVIDRGCGFTVDAMHMAFEPFYTTKSSGQGSGLGLSMVFGFIKQSRGFIHLSNRTNGGAKITLLLPLLAYKKLPKREDKDDNSTNDSNFTDKLMLLVEDDFDVRAVVREQLISFGFNVIEATDSDEAEQLITAIPNLFGMLSDISMPGSKTGFELADGLLRQAPASKVILMSGYVFENDKRLNNVESIVLLRKPFSASELRCALDNAVKESTNTIDKDA, from the coding sequence TTGTTAAAATATAAATTATCCCGTGTTTTCTTCTCTTCTATCGTCACCATTCTTCTGGTTTTATTCGCGGTCATTTATTTTTATTCAGTTCCGCTAATTAATGCAAAAGTTTACGAAACAGAAAGAAATTCTAGTCGTATGGTACTAAATAATGTTGTTGATCTGGCTAATAAAATGAAGCTTAGCTTAGCCGCTTATCAACGTGAAGCTCTTGACGGCCATAAGCGCAATATGAAATCGGTAATCGATCTTGCTGAGGTTTACGTGGCTGGTTCACTCGCGGAGTCTCAATTAAATCAACTCACCCCGCAACAAGCCTATACTAATCTATATGAAGGACTCCGCAGTTTTACTTATGGTAATGGAAGTTATATTTGGATTGCAGACCAAAAATCGACAATTCTATCTCATCCCGACCCACATTTTTATGGTATGGATGCCTCGAATTTAAGAGATTCGAATGGCGAGTTGGTGTTCCCAACAGTAATATTAAAAGCACGTTCAGAGGGCGCTGGATTTTATCAATATCCTTGGCGACGGCTGGGTGAGAGTAAAGATGTTGAGAAAATATCTTATGTAAAATATTTTCCGGAATGGGACTTTTTTATTGGCACTGGTGTTTATATTGATGACGTTAAACAAGGCACTGAATCGCGTAGAGCGGAAGTAATTACTGATTTACGGCAGTCAATAGAAGATATTGTTATTGCCGAAACAGGGTATTTATTTATTTTTGATGAGCAAGGTAATATGTTAGTTCATCCTAATGATAATATTGAAGCGACGAATGCATTATTATTAAAAAATCCAATGACAGGGCAATCTATATTACAAGAACTCATCGATGTCGCTGATACTGGAAATGAACTGATTTACCAATGGGATAGACCGACTGAACCGAGTAATTATATTTATGAAAAATTATCTTTGGTTCGTTATATCAAAGGATTAGGCTGGTACATTTGCTCTTCAGTATATGTCGATGAATTGCAAAGTAGCGGTAAACTACTTAGCCAACGTATTATGTTGATCGGTTTGTTAGCATTGTTTGTCGCGATTATTCTTGCGTTACTATTTTCTAATTGGGTGACATACCCGATCACACAACTTGCAGCTGTGGCAAAAAAAGTGAGTCGTGGTGATTTAACGTTAACCAGTGGCATAAAACGTCAAGATGAGTTTGGTGTTTTGGGGATCGCGTTTGATCAAATGGTCACGCAGTTGCGCGATAATATTACTAACTTGGATTTAACCATCGCATCCCGAACCGAAGCGTTAGTGAAAAGTAATCAGCAATTGCAATTGAGTATGTTAGAGAGTAAACGTGTACAGCAGCAATTAATGCAGGCTCAGCGGATGAATGCTGTGGGTCAGCTTGCTGGTGGTTTAGCTCATGATTTTAATAATATTTTGACTATTATACTCGGTAATTTGGTTGCTGCTGAACGGCGCTTTTCAGAGAATGATATACTGCTGAAAAAATTAGAGCCTGCTATACGCGCCTCCCGTAGAGGTAGTGATATTACCAATCGCTTGTTAGCCTTTTCTCGTCGTCAACCGTTACAACCTTGCCGCATTAACATTGCTGATTTGATTGATGGCACGGTGGAACTGATTAAAGACTCATTACCGAGCACTGTTGTCATCGATACGTACTTTTCTAGTCGTTTATTACAAGCTAACGTTGACCCGAGCCAGCTAGAAAACTGTCTTATTAATTTAATGTTAAATGCTAAAGATGCGATGCCTGAAGGCGGAGAAATTGGTATTAATCTCAGTTGTATCGATATCGAATCCGGTACCAATTTTGATGAGCCTGTCGTACCCGGAAAATATGTACTGATTGATGTAATTGATCGTGGTTGTGGTTTTACGGTTGATGCGATGCATATGGCATTTGAGCCTTTTTATACCACCAAATCATCGGGCCAAGGCTCTGGTTTAGGTTTAAGTATGGTATTTGGTTTTATCAAACAATCACGTGGATTTATTCACTTGAGTAATAGGACCAATGGCGGCGCTAAAATTACGTTATTGTTACCTTTGTTAGCTTATAAAAAGTTGCCGAAACGAGAGGATAAAGATGATAACAGTACGAATGACAGTAATTTTACAGATAAATTAATGTTACTGGTTGAAGATGATTTTGATGTTCGTGCTGTAGTGCGTGAACAGCTTATCTCTTTTGGATTTAACGTGATAGAAGCGACAGATAGTGATGAAGCAGAGCAACTGATAACCGCGATACCGAACCTGTTTGGCATGTTGTCTGATATTAGTATGCCGGGTTCGAAAACTGGTTTTGAATTGGCTGATGGACTATTACGCCAAGCGCCCGCAAGTAAAGTGATATTAATGAGTGGTTATGTTTTCGAAAATGATAAACGTTTGAATAATGTCGAGAGCATTGTGCTTTTACGGAAACCATTTTCTGCGAGTGAGCTGCGCTGTGCACTTGATAATGCAGTGAAAGAATCAACTAATACGATAGATAAGGACGCCTAA
- a CDS encoding twin-arginine translocation signal domain-containing protein, whose product MKVSRRNFIKGSLALSAAPALSACNSETDNSPENNNTGPKALVGIFLFSGNDAYNMVMPM is encoded by the coding sequence ATGAAAGTAAGTAGACGTAATTTTATTAAAGGCAGTTTGGCGCTAAGTGCCGCTCCAGCCCTCAGTGCTTGTAACAGTGAAACAGACAACTCACCAGAGAATAACAATACCGGTCCCAAGGCATTGGTTGGCATTTTTCTATTCAGCGGTAATGATGCGTATAATATGGTGATGCCAATGTGA
- a CDS encoding DUF1501 domain-containing protein encodes MIVNSGQLVQPLIGHNKSDALYPEFLMAHNLQQTMWQSGALNMAERQGWAGRMVDRMNIAGMYSPLISINGDKKWLRSDSHEQMQMASSGPGDYKGINTQTFESMTTLWDQSYSNLYPDNYGPHMRSRYLENENLKDILSTIDADKYVYPDSKLGGQLNMVGSLLRARDQLDHTRQVFMVGIGGFDTHNNQLADHAGLLTHLAEAMAAFQLELEQEGIAEQVTTFTMSDFGRRIMANNSGTDHGWAGHQLIMGGAVKGTQQDNFAIGRWPDLAPNSEYDHNKGRLIPEIAADQVNAELAKWFGYPADSIADLFPNLPYFSNEDNLSLFR; translated from the coding sequence GTGATTGTTAACTCAGGTCAACTCGTTCAACCATTGATCGGTCATAATAAGAGTGATGCTTTATATCCAGAATTCCTCATGGCACACAACCTTCAGCAAACCATGTGGCAGTCTGGCGCATTAAATATGGCAGAGCGTCAAGGCTGGGCTGGACGCATGGTGGATCGAATGAATATTGCCGGTATGTACTCCCCACTGATCTCGATCAATGGGGATAAAAAATGGTTACGCAGTGATAGCCATGAACAAATGCAAATGGCGTCATCAGGTCCTGGCGATTACAAAGGTATTAACACCCAAACGTTTGAATCGATGACGACTCTGTGGGACCAAAGTTATAGTAACTTATATCCCGATAATTACGGTCCGCATATGCGTAGCCGTTATTTAGAAAATGAGAACCTGAAAGATATATTATCTACCATCGATGCTGACAAATATGTTTATCCTGATTCTAAGCTCGGTGGGCAACTAAATATGGTGGGTAGCTTATTGCGTGCTCGCGATCAGCTTGATCACACGCGACAAGTATTCATGGTCGGTATAGGTGGTTTTGATACTCATAATAATCAACTCGCAGATCATGCGGGGTTATTAACACATCTAGCAGAAGCCATGGCAGCATTTCAACTTGAGTTAGAACAAGAAGGTATTGCCGAACAAGTCACTACGTTCACTATGTCAGATTTTGGCCGCCGTATTATGGCGAATAATTCAGGTACTGATCATGGTTGGGCTGGACACCAACTCATTATGGGTGGCGCAGTCAAAGGCACTCAACAAGATAACTTCGCGATAGGTCGATGGCCTGATCTTGCGCCGAACAGTGAATACGATCATAACAAGGGGCGCTTAATACCGGAAATAGCCGCTGATCAAGTCAATGCAGAATTAGCTAAATGGTTTGGTTATCCAGCTGATTCAATCGCAGATCTATTTCCCAATTTACCGTATTTTAGCAATGAAGATAATCTGAGTTTGTTTCGATAA
- a CDS encoding response regulator transcription factor translates to MQTKPLVYVIDDEVDICKLVCQELDQYNFETAFFTSGETALQAVKAKTPALCIIDLGLPDMDGLTLVRELFNNQKMGVMILSGRDSLPDKILGLELGADDYIAKPFDLRELVARVKSIVRRLIVAETVSIEKSCAKFSDWSFDTSTLTLTHSNAETYMLSVAEADILQLFLAAPQQILSRERLLSENAMSFDRSIDVRMSRLRKKIEIDHKDPKIIKTVYGAGYMFTPTVEWL, encoded by the coding sequence GTGCAAACTAAACCATTAGTTTATGTAATTGATGATGAGGTGGATATTTGTAAACTGGTCTGCCAAGAGTTAGATCAATACAATTTTGAAACTGCATTTTTCACCTCGGGAGAAACAGCATTACAAGCGGTAAAAGCCAAAACACCGGCATTGTGTATTATTGATTTAGGGTTGCCAGATATGGACGGATTGACCTTAGTTAGAGAGTTATTCAACAATCAAAAAATGGGTGTTATGATCTTATCTGGTCGTGATAGTTTACCAGATAAAATACTGGGTTTAGAGTTGGGAGCTGACGATTATATTGCTAAGCCTTTTGACTTACGAGAGCTGGTTGCCCGAGTTAAAAGTATTGTTCGGCGCTTAATTGTGGCGGAGACGGTGAGTATTGAAAAGTCTTGTGCGAAATTTTCAGATTGGTCTTTTGATACATCAACCTTGACGCTGACCCACAGTAATGCTGAAACCTATATGCTAAGTGTTGCTGAAGCGGATATTTTACAATTATTTCTCGCTGCACCTCAGCAAATATTAAGTCGAGAACGATTGTTAAGTGAAAATGCAATGAGCTTTGATCGTAGTATTGATGTGCGAATGTCGCGATTGAGAAAAAAAATAGAGATTGATCATAAAGACCCGAAAATTATTAAAACGGTGTATGGCGCGGGTTATATGTTCACGCCAACAGTAGAGTGGTTATAG
- a CDS encoding DUF1800 family protein, translated as MSLSTTSLSHEQAARFLSRATFGAKGNDINNLVNTNITDWFTTQFTFPIESHLTKMREFADATGDAYNENPRMSAWWDFTVNSQDTLRQRLAFALSQIVVVSKMAGLIQKDLPSIMTCY; from the coding sequence ATGTCACTAAGTACTACATCACTATCTCACGAGCAAGCCGCACGTTTTTTATCTCGGGCAACATTCGGGGCTAAAGGCAATGATATTAACAACCTAGTCAATACTAATATTACCGATTGGTTTACTACACAGTTTACGTTTCCAATAGAGAGTCATCTAACTAAAATGCGTGAGTTTGCAGACGCGACAGGCGATGCTTACAACGAAAATCCTCGTATGAGCGCTTGGTGGGATTTTACCGTCAATAGCCAAGATACCCTACGCCAGCGCCTTGCGTTTGCACTAAGTCAAATAGTGGTAGTGTCAAAAATGGCGGGCCTAATTCAGAAGGACTTGCCGAGTATTATGACCTGTTATTAA
- a CDS encoding DUF1800 family protein has product MLLTHVFGNFKDLLKAVTLSPAMGKFLTLSGSRKANPAKNTFPDENYAREVMQLFSLGLWQLTSDGMIAVDGNGNRIPNYTQTDIEELARVFTGWKTTNYHHPMYADENQHDSDEKQVLGHLFPAGQNALQDVEQAVEVLFQHANTPIFIATLLIKRLTISNPRREYIQRVADIFKDNGSGIRGDMQTIIKAILLDDDLLAGIAMQDHLQQGGSQRNFGKIKEPLIAMANLARALNVQSNHPARWYDWIGTRNNFGQAPLCAPSVFNFYDPDYAPNGEITDVELVAPEFAILNTDIMRRINNAMWNTVLSYRNTKETQWTWDESEFINNIEDVDAYINIVNQRLFSGLMSAETTTEITRIFLSYEPSKSTNRLHDTLFVAQCCPEFRCQE; this is encoded by the coding sequence CTGTTATTAACCCACGTTTTTGGTAATTTCAAAGACTTACTCAAAGCAGTTACCCTCAGCCCTGCAATGGGTAAATTCTTAACACTCTCTGGAAGTCGTAAAGCCAATCCCGCGAAGAATACTTTTCCCGATGAGAATTATGCGCGTGAAGTAATGCAACTATTTAGCCTTGGCCTATGGCAACTAACTAGCGATGGTATGATTGCGGTTGATGGCAATGGGAATCGTATTCCGAACTACACTCAGACCGATATTGAAGAACTTGCACGTGTCTTCACTGGTTGGAAAACAACTAATTACCACCACCCCATGTATGCTGATGAAAATCAACACGACAGCGATGAAAAACAAGTGTTAGGCCATCTGTTTCCTGCGGGACAAAACGCATTACAGGACGTAGAACAAGCCGTTGAAGTATTATTTCAACATGCTAACACTCCTATATTTATTGCAACATTACTGATCAAACGCCTAACAATAAGTAATCCACGTCGAGAATATATTCAACGCGTGGCCGATATTTTTAAAGATAATGGCTCAGGCATACGCGGTGATATGCAAACCATCATCAAGGCTATTTTGCTAGACGACGATTTACTCGCAGGTATTGCAATGCAAGATCACCTGCAACAAGGTGGCAGCCAACGTAACTTTGGTAAAATTAAAGAACCGCTCATTGCAATGGCAAACTTAGCTCGCGCTTTAAATGTACAAAGCAATCACCCTGCCCGTTGGTACGACTGGATCGGAACACGTAATAACTTTGGCCAAGCACCTTTGTGCGCACCGAGCGTGTTTAATTTCTATGATCCAGACTATGCCCCTAATGGCGAAATAACGGATGTCGAACTTGTGGCTCCTGAGTTTGCGATCTTAAATACCGATATTATGCGCCGAATTAACAATGCGATGTGGAACACGGTTTTATCGTATCGTAATACCAAAGAGACACAGTGGACATGGGACGAAAGCGAATTCATCAACAATATTGAGGACGTCGATGCTTATATTAATATCGTTAATCAACGCCTCTTTTCAGGTTTAATGTCAGCTGAAACCACAACAGAAATAACCCGTATATTTCTTAGTTATGAACCATCAAAAAGCACCAATCGCCTTCATGACACCTTATTTGTCGCCCAATGTTGTCCTGAATTTCGCTGCCAAGAGTAG
- a CDS encoding HAAAP family serine/threonine permease produces MLNIKSSQSQSQSASESWNAHDTKWTLSLFGTAVGAGILFLPINIGAGGFWPLIIMALLAGPMTFWAHRGLSRFVLSSKNPEADFTDVVEEHFGHNAGRIISVLYFLSIYPILLIYGVGLTNTVDSFIVNQLGFESPSRVLLSGILVAGMVGVMMGGEKLVLKAFEIIVYPLVLILAGLSIYMIQDWQVPDISLTTDMAEFSRTLWLAVPVTVFAFSHAAAISSFSMAQKRHYGKQAVGKSEQILKRTSIMLISFVVFFVFSCVFSLTPAQLLEAKIQNISVLSYLANAKDNALIASLGPLIAFIAITSSFFGHFLGAREGLNGLIRKQVNMKPAAINKLTIFILFITIWIVSVMNPSILNMMEMFSGPVIAMILFVMPMYAVHKVEALAKYRGALSNIFVAIMGLIAISALVFNVFL; encoded by the coding sequence GTGTTAAATATTAAAAGTAGTCAGTCTCAATCTCAATCAGCTAGTGAAAGTTGGAATGCCCATGATACCAAGTGGACCCTTAGTTTATTTGGTACTGCTGTAGGGGCTGGTATATTGTTTTTGCCTATTAATATAGGCGCTGGTGGATTTTGGCCGCTTATCATTATGGCACTGCTCGCGGGGCCGATGACTTTTTGGGCGCATAGAGGTTTATCTCGATTTGTACTTTCATCGAAAAACCCCGAGGCTGATTTTACCGATGTCGTTGAAGAACATTTCGGTCATAATGCCGGTCGCATTATCTCTGTGCTTTATTTCCTATCTATTTATCCTATCTTACTTATTTATGGTGTTGGCTTAACCAATACGGTAGATAGCTTTATCGTTAATCAACTTGGTTTCGAATCACCGTCGCGTGTGTTGTTATCCGGCATATTGGTTGCTGGTATGGTCGGTGTGATGATGGGGGGAGAAAAACTAGTTCTCAAAGCGTTTGAGATCATAGTGTATCCATTGGTGCTTATTCTTGCCGGACTATCAATCTACATGATCCAAGATTGGCAAGTGCCTGACATATCACTGACTACGGATATGGCTGAGTTTTCGCGTACATTATGGTTGGCCGTGCCCGTCACAGTATTTGCGTTTAGCCATGCTGCGGCGATTTCCAGCTTTTCGATGGCACAAAAGCGCCATTATGGTAAACAAGCAGTGGGTAAATCAGAACAAATCCTGAAACGTACGTCAATCATGCTTATTTCGTTTGTGGTATTTTTTGTGTTTTCATGCGTGTTTAGCCTCACTCCTGCGCAGTTGTTGGAAGCTAAAATACAAAACATATCGGTGTTATCGTATCTTGCCAATGCGAAAGATAATGCCTTAATTGCTTCTTTGGGTCCTTTAATCGCTTTCATTGCCATTACATCGTCATTCTTTGGGCATTTCTTAGGTGCGCGAGAAGGTTTAAATGGTCTGATACGTAAACAGGTAAATATGAAACCTGCGGCTATCAATAAGCTGACTATCTTTATACTGTTTATCACTATCTGGATTGTGTCAGTAATGAATCCAAGTATTTTGAATATGATGGAAATGTTTTCTGGACCGGTTATTGCGATGATTTTGTTTGTGATGCCTATGTATGCGGTACATAAAGTTGAAGCATTGGCTAAATACCGTGGTGCTTTAAGTAATATCTTCGTCGCCATCATGGGATTGATAGCAATCTCTGCGCTAGTGTTTAACGTATTCCTATAA
- a CDS encoding solute carrier family 23 protein — protein sequence MQLKHRTHGHEQPYWPAGPFKIRLPFVHYRWEMPEMVQGFFMFVVGLAMIPLLETYLGMPYEAALAFTFVAGLCYILPAMLGVPLVPGWITPAIPVVLLYLKGFEPGPEAIQALFALQIEVAIIFFILGVTGWGSKLVDVIPNSLKSGVIIGAGMAALMGELKLGGRIDATPISLIVGAIISAYVLFSLSFKNVVDGNSFAKKVANFGMVPGMIIAMLVGWAVGEYPLPDIQWGITQPDFSLMVKYLPFTVGFPNIEVFLLAIPTALIAYVIAFGDIIVGFSLVKRVDHIRVDEKIEESVDRVHLVTGLRNLIHAFFAPWPGLAGPLWTAAHATVAERYAMGRKSMESIYSGGGTFWVSGLVALFALPLVTLFKPVLPIALSLTLILTAYICIMVGMEQLKDSVERGVAGIVAVTLAMPDPKSTVYAVIVGLVLYFLIERPSLLGADKRKENVLFEDSDDIKELDAKISLSADTK from the coding sequence ATGCAACTTAAGCACAGAACTCATGGACATGAGCAACCGTATTGGCCTGCGGGCCCATTTAAAATTAGATTGCCGTTTGTGCATTATCGCTGGGAAATGCCGGAAATGGTCCAAGGTTTTTTCATGTTCGTGGTGGGATTAGCAATGATCCCATTGTTAGAAACTTACCTTGGCATGCCTTATGAAGCGGCATTGGCTTTTACTTTTGTGGCAGGACTTTGTTATATCTTGCCTGCCATGCTTGGTGTGCCTCTTGTCCCTGGTTGGATAACACCCGCTATTCCGGTAGTACTATTGTATTTAAAAGGTTTTGAACCAGGACCTGAAGCAATCCAAGCTCTGTTTGCTCTACAAATTGAAGTCGCGATTATTTTCTTTATTTTGGGTGTTACAGGATGGGGTTCGAAACTGGTTGATGTTATACCTAATTCGTTGAAATCTGGTGTCATTATTGGTGCCGGTATGGCAGCGCTTATGGGCGAGTTAAAATTGGGTGGTCGTATTGACGCTACGCCAATATCTTTGATTGTCGGCGCAATTATTTCTGCGTATGTGCTGTTCTCGTTATCCTTTAAGAACGTTGTTGATGGTAATTCATTTGCCAAGAAAGTAGCTAATTTCGGCATGGTTCCCGGTATGATTATCGCAATGTTAGTGGGTTGGGCTGTCGGAGAATATCCATTACCTGATATCCAATGGGGTATTACCCAGCCAGACTTCTCTTTAATGGTTAAATACTTACCTTTTACCGTTGGTTTTCCTAACATAGAGGTATTTTTACTCGCCATTCCGACGGCATTAATTGCTTATGTGATTGCATTTGGTGACATCATTGTTGGTTTTTCTTTAGTAAAACGAGTTGATCATATTCGGGTTGATGAAAAGATCGAAGAAAGCGTTGATCGAGTACATTTAGTAACAGGCTTACGAAATTTGATTCATGCATTTTTTGCTCCCTGGCCTGGTTTAGCTGGTCCATTATGGACCGCTGCACATGCGACAGTTGCTGAGCGTTATGCGATGGGACGTAAATCTATGGAATCTATTTATAGCGGTGGTGGCACATTTTGGGTCAGTGGCTTAGTGGCTCTTTTTGCTTTACCACTGGTGACTTTATTTAAACCTGTGTTACCTATTGCGCTGTCGTTAACGCTGATCCTAACAGCTTATATTTGCATCATGGTTGGTATGGAACAGCTAAAAGATTCAGTTGAACGTGGTGTGGCAGGGATTGTAGCGGTGACATTAGCGATGCCAGATCCAAAATCGACAGTATATGCGGTGATTGTTGGCCTCGTATTGTATTTTCTCATTGAAAGGCCGTCATTATTAGGAGCGGATAAACGTAAAGAGAATGTGTTGTTTGAAGATAGTGACGATATAAAGGAATTAGACGCCAAAATATCGTTATCTGCTGATACTAAATAA
- a CDS encoding acyl-CoA synthetase codes for MSISTMNRNELQGNMQPTNIFDQYLPATDANYVALTPISFLERAAFVYPNKTATINGEIHHTWSEVYKRCRRFASALIKRGIGKGDTVSIIAPNISEHFEAHFAVPMAGAVLNSINTRLDSESIAFILMHAETKVLITDREFSAVVQKAVKMLANKPLVIDIDDPSFDGGKFIGHLTYDQFLAEGNDDFIWVRPDDEWDAISLNYTSGTTGDPKGVVYHYRGAYLNAVSNILSWEMGNHPVYLWTLPMFHCNGWCFPWAIAATAGISVSSRHVRAEAIYDLIRTEKVTHFCGAPIVLNMLNSVDESIKSGIVQEVKVMTAGAPPPASVIQGMEASGFKVTHVYGLTETYGPSVVCAWHDEWNDKTCEQQARLKSRQGVRSPLLDQLMVADPISMEPVAKDGVSIGEIFMRGNLIMKGYLKNPSTTQAAFAGGWFHSGDLAVWHEDGYVEIKDRSKDVIISGGENISSVEVEDILYRYPKIQDVAVVAKKDEKWGETPCAFITPMPNTDITEQEVMSFCRDNMAHFKTPKTIVFGELPKTSTGKIQKFLLRQRANDLT; via the coding sequence ATGTCAATATCAACAATGAATCGAAATGAACTGCAAGGGAATATGCAGCCAACGAATATCTTTGATCAGTATTTACCAGCCACGGATGCAAATTATGTGGCGTTAACTCCCATCTCTTTTTTAGAACGCGCTGCATTTGTTTACCCAAATAAAACGGCCACTATTAATGGGGAAATTCATCATACGTGGTCAGAAGTGTATAAACGTTGTCGCCGTTTTGCTAGCGCATTGATAAAACGTGGAATTGGTAAAGGTGATACCGTTTCGATTATAGCACCAAATATTAGTGAGCACTTTGAAGCGCATTTTGCGGTACCAATGGCGGGGGCCGTATTGAATTCTATTAATACGCGTTTAGATTCTGAGTCCATTGCATTTATTCTTATGCACGCAGAAACTAAGGTATTGATCACCGATCGAGAGTTTAGTGCGGTAGTTCAAAAAGCGGTGAAAATGTTAGCCAATAAGCCACTTGTTATTGATATTGACGATCCTTCGTTTGATGGCGGTAAGTTCATTGGACATTTAACTTATGATCAATTTTTAGCGGAAGGCAATGACGACTTTATTTGGGTTCGGCCTGACGATGAATGGGATGCCATTTCACTCAATTATACTTCGGGTACAACTGGCGATCCAAAAGGGGTCGTTTATCATTATCGTGGTGCTTATTTAAACGCGGTTAGCAATATTTTATCATGGGAAATGGGTAATCATCCCGTGTACCTGTGGACTTTACCAATGTTCCACTGTAACGGTTGGTGTTTTCCATGGGCAATTGCCGCTACTGCGGGGATCAGTGTGAGTTCTCGTCATGTTCGTGCAGAAGCCATTTATGATTTAATTCGGACAGAAAAAGTGACGCATTTTTGTGGTGCGCCCATTGTATTAAATATGCTTAATAGTGTTGATGAATCAATAAAATCTGGCATCGTTCAAGAAGTCAAAGTAATGACTGCAGGTGCTCCACCTCCAGCTTCCGTTATTCAAGGTATGGAGGCGTCTGGTTTTAAGGTCACCCACGTATATGGTTTAACAGAAACCTATGGCCCATCTGTCGTTTGTGCATGGCACGATGAATGGAATGATAAAACCTGTGAACAACAAGCGCGTTTGAAATCACGTCAAGGTGTACGTTCTCCGTTGCTTGATCAATTAATGGTTGCCGATCCGATCTCGATGGAACCTGTAGCAAAAGATGGCGTGTCAATTGGGGAAATTTTTATGCGCGGTAATTTAATCATGAAAGGATACTTGAAAAACCCCTCGACTACACAAGCAGCGTTTGCTGGGGGGTGGTTTCATTCCGGTGATTTGGCTGTCTGGCATGAAGATGGTTATGTCGAGATAAAAGACCGCTCAAAAGATGTAATTATTTCTGGGGGAGAAAATATATCGAGTGTTGAAGTGGAGGATATTCTTTACCGATATCCAAAAATTCAAGATGTCGCAGTTGTTGCGAAAAAGGATGAAAAATGGGGTGAAACGCCGTGCGCATTTATTACGCCAATGCCGAATACGGATATTACTGAACAAGAAGTTATGAGTTTTTGCCGAGATAATATGGCGCACTTTAAAACCCCAAAAACAATTGTATTTGGTGAGTTACCGAAAACCTCAACGGGTAAGATCCAAAAATTTCTACTGCGTCAACGCGCCAATGATTTAACCTAG